The following proteins are co-located in the Heliorestis convoluta genome:
- a CDS encoding cobyrinate a,c-diamide synthase → MIATALIAGTHSGVGKTTLTMGLLTAFRNRGKKVQSFKCGPDYIDPTFYRWITGRPCSNLDSWLMDPSTIQRLYHRAIAGADLAFVEGVMGLYDGAVGEKPGEAGSSASIARILNIPIILVVDGTSAAQSVAATVHGFATLRQDLNVAAVIINRVGSERHGQMIQKAIEETCQIPVYGWLLKKSIEPMPERHLGLVSAVTDQPALRDYCNRLAEVIEQQIDLDRLYNQIRSHFFLLEEKRWDQKNNPITRIVTTTSNQIRSQKRIPIAIARDEAFHFYYEDSLRDLSDRGIEWVPFQPVAGETFPAHVKGIYLGGGYPELYLEALQSNERFIQDLRQAFQEGLPIYGECGGYMFLSQSIEDLSQRRYKLAGLIPANSVMQKRRQALGYVTATALTENVLTSPGENLRGHEFHYSSLTYQKAELQNPVFAIAKTTLAGEKAISRSVGYVEKRLTASYVHFHLSAYPAAMDRFVSYFSS, encoded by the coding sequence ATGATAGCAACAGCCCTTATTGCTGGAACTCATAGTGGGGTAGGAAAAACGACTCTCACCATGGGTCTTTTAACAGCCTTTCGCAACCGTGGAAAAAAAGTGCAAAGTTTCAAGTGCGGTCCTGACTACATTGATCCAACCTTTTACCGCTGGATCACAGGTCGACCTTGTTCGAACCTCGACAGTTGGCTTATGGATCCAAGTACCATTCAAAGGCTTTACCATCGAGCCATTGCAGGGGCTGATCTGGCTTTCGTTGAAGGCGTTATGGGACTTTATGATGGCGCCGTAGGAGAAAAGCCGGGGGAAGCTGGAAGCTCTGCTTCCATTGCTCGAATCCTCAACATTCCAATTATTTTAGTAGTCGATGGTACATCGGCAGCACAAAGCGTAGCTGCAACAGTCCACGGCTTTGCTACGTTGCGACAAGATTTGAATGTTGCCGCTGTAATCATCAACCGTGTTGGCTCAGAGCGACATGGTCAGATGATTCAAAAAGCCATTGAAGAGACTTGTCAAATACCTGTCTACGGCTGGTTACTGAAAAAAAGCATTGAACCAATGCCAGAGCGTCACCTGGGTTTGGTCTCTGCCGTCACCGATCAACCGGCATTGCGAGACTATTGTAATAGATTGGCTGAAGTGATAGAGCAGCAAATCGACTTAGATCGACTCTATAACCAGATTCGCTCCCACTTCTTTTTGTTGGAAGAAAAGAGATGGGATCAAAAAAACAATCCCATTACTAGGATTGTTACAACCACATCGAATCAGATAAGGAGTCAGAAAAGAATTCCCATAGCCATTGCCAGAGATGAAGCTTTTCACTTCTACTATGAAGATAGCTTACGCGATCTCAGTGACCGGGGCATAGAATGGGTTCCCTTTCAACCGGTGGCCGGAGAAACTTTCCCGGCCCATGTCAAAGGAATCTATCTTGGCGGCGGTTATCCGGAACTTTATCTAGAAGCCCTACAAAGCAATGAAAGATTTATCCAAGATTTACGCCAGGCTTTTCAAGAAGGATTGCCCATCTATGGCGAATGTGGCGGTTATATGTTTTTAAGTCAGTCGATAGAAGATCTTAGTCAAAGACGGTATAAGCTTGCCGGTCTTATACCAGCGAATTCGGTCATGCAAAAAAGACGACAAGCCCTAGGCTATGTTACAGCAACAGCGCTTACAGAGAATGTACTTACAAGTCCTGGAGAGAATTTGCGAGGCCATGAATTCCATTATTCTAGCTTGACCTATCAAAAGGCAGAATTGCAAAATCCAGTTTTTGCCATCGCGAAGACGACCCTAGCTGGAGAAAAAGCAATCTCTCGGTCTGTAGGCTATGTAGAAAAAAGATTAACCGCTTCTTACGTTCATTTTCATCTTTCAGCCTATCCTGCAGCTATGGACAGGTTTGTCTCTTATTTTTCTTCATAA
- the cbiB gene encoding adenosylcobinamide-phosphate synthase CbiB, giving the protein MEKIFLITPLILILALLIDLFLGDPRWLPHPVVAMGKLISSLEKKLYLQKSKQEKPQALYWRGALLSLIVVITTFLITTLVVTIAQALGTLLATFIAALLLGIALAARSLAGAALEIKDLLEQGNLAEARRKLSYIVGRDTEQLDESEIVRATIETVAENTVDGITSPLFYAFILGVPGAYAYKAINTLDSMIGYRSERYLWFGRFAAKLDDIANYLPARLTGLSMIVGAALLGYPIKAMIRTWQRDAASHPSPNSGIPESVVAGALGVQLGGLNYYKQVPSQRATMGDPLVPLQARHIGQAVTIMAVTTVIFALPALVGLYWIGKWLL; this is encoded by the coding sequence ATGGAAAAGATTTTTTTAATAACACCGCTTATCTTGATCTTGGCTCTTCTGATTGATCTCTTTTTGGGAGATCCACGATGGCTGCCCCATCCCGTAGTCGCCATGGGAAAACTAATCTCTTCGCTAGAGAAAAAGCTTTATCTTCAAAAGTCAAAGCAAGAAAAGCCACAAGCCCTCTATTGGCGAGGCGCTTTGCTTTCCCTGATCGTGGTGATAACGACTTTTCTTATCACCACGCTTGTTGTCACCATTGCCCAGGCCTTAGGTACTTTACTGGCCACTTTCATAGCAGCCTTACTATTAGGCATTGCACTGGCAGCTCGTTCCCTTGCAGGAGCGGCCTTAGAGATCAAAGATTTGCTGGAACAAGGCAATCTTGCAGAAGCACGGCGTAAGCTTTCTTATATCGTAGGCCGCGATACAGAACAGCTTGACGAAAGTGAAATCGTACGAGCTACCATAGAGACAGTGGCAGAAAATACTGTTGATGGCATTACAAGCCCTCTTTTTTATGCTTTTATACTCGGTGTACCAGGCGCTTACGCTTACAAAGCCATCAATACCTTAGACTCTATGATCGGCTATCGCAGCGAACGCTACCTCTGGTTTGGTCGCTTTGCCGCAAAGCTTGATGACATTGCCAATTATCTACCAGCCCGTCTAACAGGGCTATCTATGATTGTAGGAGCGGCCCTACTAGGCTACCCAATCAAAGCAATGATTCGAACCTGGCAACGTGACGCGGCTTCCCATCCCAGTCCAAACAGTGGCATTCCTGAGTCTGTGGTGGCTGGGGCCTTAGGCGTTCAACTCGGAGGCTTAAACTACTATAAGCAAGTACCTTCTCAGCGAGCAACAATGGGCGATCCGCTCGTTCCACTACAAGCTCGTCACATTGGCCAGGCTGTTACCATCATGGCTGTGACAACAGTTATTTTTGCCTTGCCAGCCCTTGTTGGCTTATACTGGATAGGAAAGTGGTTACTATGA
- a CDS encoding cobyric acid synthase, whose protein sequence is MDQEGENRLARSVMLQGTSSNVGKSVLATALCRIFYQDGLAVVPFKSQNMALNSYVTKDGKEMGRAQVVQAEAAGLEPQVAMNPVLLKPTGQSSSQVILMGKAVGNLNARTYHLDYAPKALSTIQACLDQFHRDYDVIVIEGAGSPAEVNLKARDIANMRVAKMADAPVLLVADIDRGGALASVVGTLALLDPDEQERVQGIIINKFRGDITLLQPAIDFLEEYTKKPVLGVVPYFQGLHIQAEDSVALEKASTQVSQAEQLDIVVIRLPRISNFTDFDALTLEEGTHLRYVTEAEQFGTPDLVILPGTKNTIEDAFWLQQSGLVAKIKDHVEQGKMLWGICGGYQLLGQEIVDPYAVESTQQQAPGLGLFPMTTQMEAEKITYQVRATLCGQGPFLGPLQGLSVEGYEIHMGRSYFTEKEQPFGQLLQRGEKNVELLDGVVSEDGLIIGTYIHGIFDNDSLRHQLINFLRRKKGWGPLNFAHALSSKERQEEDYNRLAAIVRESLDMERLYSIVGIERHKKES, encoded by the coding sequence ATGGATCAGGAAGGAGAGAATCGCTTGGCCCGATCAGTTATGTTACAAGGTACGAGTTCCAATGTAGGAAAAAGTGTGCTTGCTACAGCTTTATGTCGTATTTTTTACCAAGACGGCCTTGCTGTTGTTCCTTTTAAGTCGCAAAATATGGCTTTGAACTCTTACGTAACCAAAGATGGCAAAGAAATGGGTCGTGCCCAGGTCGTACAAGCAGAAGCAGCGGGATTAGAACCGCAAGTTGCAATGAACCCAGTTCTCTTAAAGCCAACAGGACAGTCTTCTTCGCAAGTTATCTTAATGGGGAAAGCTGTAGGAAATCTCAATGCTCGTACCTACCACTTAGACTATGCACCCAAAGCTTTATCAACGATCCAAGCTTGTCTCGATCAATTTCATCGAGACTATGATGTGATTGTGATTGAAGGTGCTGGCTCACCAGCGGAAGTGAATCTTAAAGCACGAGATATCGCCAACATGCGAGTCGCCAAAATGGCCGATGCACCTGTATTGTTAGTGGCTGATATTGATCGCGGTGGGGCTCTTGCCTCTGTCGTAGGAACACTGGCCCTTTTAGATCCCGATGAACAAGAACGGGTTCAAGGCATTATTATTAATAAATTTCGAGGGGACATTACGCTTTTACAACCAGCCATTGATTTTTTAGAAGAGTATACGAAAAAGCCTGTACTTGGTGTAGTTCCCTATTTTCAAGGTTTACATATTCAAGCGGAAGACTCTGTTGCTTTAGAAAAAGCATCAACGCAAGTGTCACAAGCAGAGCAACTAGACATCGTGGTCATACGACTGCCTCGCATTTCTAACTTCACCGACTTTGACGCTTTAACACTAGAAGAAGGGACCCATCTTCGTTATGTAACAGAAGCAGAACAATTTGGTACTCCTGATCTGGTTATCCTGCCCGGCACGAAAAATACCATTGAAGACGCTTTCTGGCTTCAGCAAAGCGGACTTGTTGCCAAAATTAAAGATCATGTGGAGCAAGGGAAAATGCTCTGGGGTATCTGTGGCGGCTATCAACTTTTAGGCCAAGAGATTGTCGATCCCTATGCAGTAGAAAGTACGCAACAACAAGCACCGGGTCTTGGCTTATTCCCGATGACAACACAAATGGAAGCAGAAAAAATCACCTACCAGGTACGAGCGACCTTATGCGGCCAAGGACCTTTTTTGGGACCTTTACAAGGTCTTTCTGTAGAAGGCTATGAGATTCATATGGGGCGCAGTTATTTTACAGAGAAAGAGCAACCCTTTGGTCAACTGCTACAACGTGGCGAAAAGAACGTGGAGCTTCTTGATGGCGTTGTATCAGAAGATGGTCTGATTATTGGCACCTATATACACGGTATTTTCGATAACGATAGCTTGCGACACCAGCTTATTAACTTTTTACGACGAAAAAAAGGCTGGGGACCGCTGAATTTTGCCCATGCTCTTTCTAGCAAAGAACGACAAGAAGAAGATTATAATCGCCTGGCAGCTATCGTAAGAGAGAGTCTTGATATGGAGCGGCTTTACAGCATTGTCGGAATTGAACGACATAAGAAAGAAAGCTAA
- the cobU gene encoding bifunctional adenosylcobinamide kinase/adenosylcobinamide-phosphate guanylyltransferase, translating into MILSRYGEIQVGQSELVLITGGARSGKSSLAEKLASQVASSEEKVLYIATAQVYDQEMSQRVALHQQRRPEGWITVEEPTELEDALYRWNQADQVILIDCLTLWLTNLLLPIYDERSWSAEKEREILERGERLALQARESKATILVVGNEVGLGIVPIDPLSRLFRDLSGLLQQAFARQAHRVYFTVSGYPLQVK; encoded by the coding sequence TTGATCCTGTCTCGATATGGGGAGATTCAAGTCGGTCAAAGTGAATTGGTGCTAATTACAGGCGGAGCTCGAAGTGGCAAGAGTTCTCTTGCGGAGAAGTTGGCAAGTCAAGTGGCTTCTTCGGAAGAAAAAGTTCTTTATATTGCTACAGCCCAAGTCTACGATCAAGAAATGAGTCAAAGAGTTGCCTTACACCAACAACGGAGACCGGAAGGGTGGATTACGGTAGAAGAGCCAACAGAGCTTGAAGATGCCCTTTATAGATGGAATCAGGCAGATCAAGTTATTTTAATCGACTGCTTAACGCTATGGTTAACCAATCTTCTTTTACCTATCTATGACGAAAGAAGTTGGTCTGCTGAAAAGGAAAGAGAGATCCTAGAGCGGGGAGAAAGACTGGCCTTACAAGCCCGGGAATCGAAAGCTACAATTCTCGTTGTAGGCAATGAAGTAGGACTCGGGATTGTACCGATAGATCCCTTAAGTCGTCTTTTTCGCGATTTATCAGGGCTACTTCAACAAGCTTTTGCCCGACAAGCGCATCGAGTCTACTTTACCGTTAGTGGTTATCCTCTTCAGGTGAAATAG
- a CDS encoding HD domain-containing protein, which translates to MKKIFSKVIYRCRQVLWALNSKVTPEEETWTASLLTKEEYTIFSQLNLSDQRHCLDVAYYCKEKAKHLEEKQQKLLVKVSLLHDMGKRHHRLQLWHRILYVLLQNHPNWLNKAKKTSLLQKPLEVLACHSSIGAEEAKKRGWSNDVITLIHHHHNPHATLEQPLAELLTLLQEADEKY; encoded by the coding sequence ATGAAAAAAATATTTTCTAAAGTCATCTACCGATGCCGCCAAGTGCTCTGGGCTTTAAATAGTAAAGTTACACCAGAAGAAGAAACCTGGACCGCTAGCTTATTAACCAAAGAAGAATATACCATTTTTTCTCAACTAAACCTATCGGATCAACGCCATTGCCTAGACGTCGCTTACTACTGCAAAGAAAAAGCAAAGCACCTTGAGGAGAAGCAACAAAAACTACTCGTAAAAGTATCCTTGCTCCATGACATGGGCAAAAGGCACCATCGCCTTCAACTCTGGCATCGAATTCTCTATGTTCTACTGCAAAATCACCCAAATTGGCTGAATAAAGCGAAAAAAACCTCGCTTCTACAAAAGCCTTTAGAAGTTCTAGCTTGTCATAGTTCCATCGGCGCTGAAGAAGCGAAAAAAAGAGGCTGGTCCAATGACGTAATCACGTTAATCCACCATCATCATAACCCTCACGCTACCTTGGAGCAACCTTTGGCAGAACTCCTCACTCTTTTGCAGGAAGCAGACGAAAAGTACTAG
- a CDS encoding precorrin-8X methylmutase — protein MMEYITNPKAIEDTSMAIIASQLGPLQVTEEEKKVIMRVVHTTGDVDIAPLVHFSPNAAQAGIRALAQGASIYCDVNMVRSGINYKLLQPRGGQIICTIHDEQVVEEAKRTGETRAMTAFRILAPQLNGTVVAIGNAPTALFELMKAIEGGLCRPALVIGVPVGFVGAAESKELLRALDVPYITIEGTKGGSTTAAAIVNALLLQMP, from the coding sequence ATGATGGAATATATAACCAACCCAAAAGCGATTGAAGATACAAGCATGGCCATCATTGCCAGTCAATTGGGGCCACTTCAGGTAACAGAAGAAGAGAAAAAAGTAATTATGCGCGTTGTTCACACGACGGGCGATGTTGATATTGCGCCCCTCGTTCATTTTTCTCCCAATGCAGCACAAGCAGGTATACGTGCACTGGCCCAAGGCGCTTCGATCTACTGTGACGTTAACATGGTTCGAAGTGGCATCAATTATAAGTTACTACAACCTCGAGGCGGCCAAATCATTTGCACCATTCATGATGAGCAAGTCGTCGAAGAAGCGAAAAGAACGGGAGAAACAAGGGCTATGACAGCCTTTCGAATCTTAGCGCCCCAACTTAATGGTACCGTTGTAGCCATTGGCAACGCTCCGACAGCTCTTTTTGAGCTCATGAAAGCCATCGAAGGCGGCCTTTGCCGTCCTGCTCTTGTCATTGGGGTGCCTGTTGGTTTCGTGGGAGCTGCTGAATCGAAAGAATTGCTTAGGGCTCTTGATGTTCCTTATATTACTATCGAAGGTACGAAAGGTGGTAGTACGACGGCGGCTGCGATTGTGAATGCGCTTTTGTTGCAGATGCCTTAG
- a CDS encoding sirohydrochlorin chelatase has translation MKSGVILFAHGSRAAEANENAVALGELVKEQFGVEPLLVAFMELAEPSLEEGIRQLIEKEGVDNVKVVPLFLNNGIHLKRDIPCLLEELRPQYPHVTINLGRPFGVDKRLAQLIHDRIQELP, from the coding sequence ATGAAAAGTGGAGTTATTCTTTTTGCTCATGGGAGCCGGGCTGCAGAAGCCAATGAAAATGCTGTTGCCCTCGGGGAACTTGTTAAGGAACAATTTGGAGTAGAGCCACTCCTCGTAGCTTTTATGGAACTGGCCGAACCAAGCTTAGAAGAAGGGATTCGGCAGTTAATAGAAAAAGAAGGCGTTGACAATGTGAAAGTGGTACCTCTCTTTTTGAATAACGGCATCCATCTTAAAAGAGACATACCTTGTCTTTTAGAAGAGTTACGCCCACAATATCCCCATGTAACAATCAACTTAGGTCGACCTTTTGGTGTTGACAAGCGGTTGGCTCAATTAATTCATGATCGAATTCAGGAGTTACCATGA
- the cobK gene encoding precorrin-6A reductase, which translates to MIWLVAGTSEATKVLQKLLASKMPVVATVVSSYGAELITHPFSAALQKGYLKIHQEALSREAMDSFVKKYQVQALLDLSHPYARLASENLIDLASKRNLPYLRYERPSTALPKSPYLRVASTWSEALTYLEQAKAGEKVFLATGSRILAQAVPDLQSRHLVPFVRILPETDQIAHSQDLGLQPWQIIAMQGPFSYDLNKALFVHTGAQWLITKESGSPGGAIEKIQAALDSKMDIIVLKRPSLEYPQVTGDLEEVIKWAMQRQTKEIER; encoded by the coding sequence GTGATTTGGCTTGTTGCCGGTACCAGTGAAGCGACAAAGGTACTCCAAAAGCTTCTAGCTTCTAAAATGCCTGTTGTGGCCACAGTCGTCAGCTCTTATGGTGCTGAATTAATCACGCACCCTTTTTCAGCAGCCCTACAAAAGGGCTACTTAAAAATTCATCAAGAGGCACTTTCAAGAGAAGCCATGGATTCATTCGTGAAAAAGTATCAAGTTCAAGCCCTTCTGGATCTGAGCCATCCCTATGCTCGCCTAGCTTCAGAAAATCTAATCGATCTGGCTAGCAAGCGAAACCTGCCCTATCTACGCTACGAAAGACCTTCTACAGCCTTACCGAAGTCGCCCTATCTTCGAGTCGCTTCTACTTGGAGTGAAGCACTTACTTATTTAGAACAAGCCAAAGCCGGAGAAAAAGTCTTTCTTGCCACAGGAAGCCGCATTCTCGCCCAGGCCGTACCTGATCTTCAGTCCCGTCATCTTGTGCCTTTTGTGCGCATTTTGCCCGAAACAGATCAAATTGCTCACAGTCAAGATCTAGGATTACAACCATGGCAAATTATTGCCATGCAAGGACCTTTTTCCTATGATCTCAACAAAGCATTATTTGTACATACGGGAGCCCAATGGCTTATAACCAAAGAAAGTGGCTCTCCAGGGGGCGCAATAGAAAAAATCCAGGCGGCCCTGGATTCTAAAATGGATATTATTGTGTTAAAGCGTCCTTCTTTAGAATATCCCCAGGTGACAGGAGACTTAGAAGAAGTCATAAAGTGGGCCATGCAAAGACAGACAAAGGAGATAGAACGATGA
- the cobJ gene encoding precorrin-3B C(17)-methyltransferase, translating into MTSRALEVIGSAEVIVGYHPYVELIADLTEDKEIFTSGMRKEVERCQKAVELALSGKKVALVSSGDPGVYGMAGLVLELVTGTEGAESVQVEVVAGVTAATAAAAQLGAPLMHDFAIISLSDLLTPWELILRRVECAALGDYVIALYNPKSKKRIQQIVEVQQCLLQHKEAQTPVGIVRNVGRQGEEKVITTLGQFLDHPIDMFTTIIIGNSQTYVEGSWMITPRGYRL; encoded by the coding sequence ATGACATCCAGGGCTTTAGAAGTCATTGGAAGTGCTGAAGTCATTGTAGGATATCATCCTTATGTAGAGCTCATTGCCGACCTAACAGAAGACAAAGAAATATTCACTTCTGGTATGCGAAAAGAAGTGGAACGATGCCAAAAAGCAGTGGAGCTCGCTTTGTCAGGGAAGAAGGTGGCCCTTGTCTCTAGTGGCGATCCAGGCGTCTATGGCATGGCTGGTCTGGTATTAGAGCTCGTAACAGGAACGGAAGGCGCAGAATCGGTACAAGTAGAAGTCGTTGCAGGCGTTACTGCAGCTACAGCTGCGGCGGCTCAATTGGGTGCACCTTTGATGCACGATTTTGCCATTATCTCCTTAAGCGATTTATTAACACCCTGGGAATTGATATTGCGACGGGTAGAATGTGCCGCTCTCGGTGATTATGTGATTGCGCTTTATAACCCCAAAAGTAAAAAGAGAATTCAGCAAATCGTTGAAGTTCAACAATGCTTGCTACAACATAAAGAAGCCCAGACACCAGTTGGTATTGTGCGCAATGTAGGGCGACAAGGCGAAGAAAAAGTAATAACCACATTGGGCCAGTTCTTGGACCATCCGATTGATATGTTCACGACGATCATAATAGGAAATTCTCAGACCTACGTAGAAGGATCTTGGATGATTACACCGCGAGGCTATCGACTGTGA
- a CDS encoding cobalt-precorrin 5A hydrolase, translating to MNIIALTPGGANLGSRIASVFPESILWIPEDLDFLGETNRYRRWKKPLQPTFGGIYQEGRPILFIGALAILVRFLGPLMTNKKQDPPVVALDEKGHHVIAVLSGHWGGANELAHQVAQAIDAKPVITTATDVVEVPAVDLFARRYGARIDPWENVKKISSALLRQQPVQWLMEEKFLQYWQRYIKNKLSPLDKEYKVAPELQIPWQTWTSHIKDEEEKRELALGDNKGNNLTVLCTSTRKKSPATITLYPRYIVAGIGCRRGVSLEKVKAALHQAFVEAEIDERCLLAIASGWIKKEEPALVELARERELPFYTFQPYEIENCCNQHEEITASSFVYQTIGVKALCEPAALLVHQRSRLLVTKRSYGPVTIALAEAPWPLLDSVQQEKMK from the coding sequence GTGAATATCATTGCCCTAACGCCTGGAGGAGCGAACCTGGGCAGTAGAATTGCCTCGGTTTTTCCCGAAAGTATCTTGTGGATTCCAGAAGATCTGGACTTCCTAGGGGAAACAAATCGTTACAGGCGATGGAAAAAACCGCTACAACCAACCTTTGGAGGCATCTATCAGGAAGGGCGACCGATTCTTTTCATCGGTGCTCTTGCGATTCTTGTTCGCTTTTTAGGGCCTTTGATGACGAACAAGAAACAGGATCCACCTGTAGTCGCCCTAGACGAAAAGGGTCACCATGTAATTGCAGTGCTTTCAGGGCATTGGGGCGGTGCCAATGAACTGGCTCACCAAGTGGCCCAAGCGATTGATGCAAAGCCAGTTATCACAACGGCCACCGATGTCGTAGAAGTGCCAGCTGTCGATCTTTTTGCTCGTCGTTATGGTGCTCGAATAGACCCTTGGGAAAATGTAAAAAAAATCTCATCCGCTTTACTCCGACAGCAACCTGTACAATGGTTGATGGAAGAGAAATTCTTGCAATATTGGCAAAGATATATAAAAAACAAATTATCACCCCTAGATAAAGAATATAAAGTTGCGCCGGAACTACAGATTCCTTGGCAAACCTGGACAAGCCATATAAAGGATGAAGAAGAAAAGCGGGAGCTAGCCCTAGGAGATAATAAAGGTAACAATCTTACGGTATTATGTACATCAACAAGAAAAAAAAGCCCTGCCACTATCACGTTGTATCCGCGCTACATTGTAGCTGGAATCGGTTGTCGACGAGGCGTTTCTTTAGAAAAGGTGAAAGCAGCTTTACATCAAGCTTTTGTGGAAGCAGAGATTGATGAGCGTTGCCTTCTTGCCATAGCAAGTGGTTGGATCAAGAAAGAGGAGCCTGCTTTGGTAGAGCTAGCCCGGGAGCGGGAGCTACCCTTTTACACATTTCAACCTTATGAGATAGAAAATTGCTGTAACCAACACGAAGAAATTACAGCATCATCCTTTGTTTATCAAACGATTGGAGTGAAAGCTCTATGCGAACCAGCGGCTTTACTAGTGCATCAACGGAGCCGTCTCCTGGTAACCAAGAGAAGCTACGGACCTGTAACGATAGCCCTTGCCGAGGCTCCCTGGCCATTGTTGGACTCGGTCCAGCAGGAAAAGATGAAATGA
- the cobM gene encoding precorrin-4 C(11)-methyltransferase: MISFVGAGPGDPDLITLKGQKKLAQADLVIYAGSLVNPEILSHCRQEATIYNSASMTLEEVLAIMIQGHEEGKKVVRLHTGDPSIYGAIREQMDGLDEKNIAYEVVPGVSSFVAAAASLNRELTLPGVSQTVIITRLSGRTLVPEKESLRELARHNASMCIFLSTHKIKDVVQELIAGGYEKHCPIALVYKASWPEEKKVFGTLETIAQKVEKAGIERTAMILVGSFLEGPYERSLLYDGSFTHGYRIGTGDGA; this comes from the coding sequence TTGATTAGCTTTGTTGGTGCCGGTCCTGGTGATCCCGATCTAATCACCCTAAAAGGACAGAAAAAATTAGCCCAGGCAGACCTTGTTATTTATGCCGGTTCACTGGTGAACCCTGAAATTCTAAGCCATTGTCGGCAGGAAGCAACCATTTACAACAGCGCCTCCATGACCTTAGAAGAAGTACTTGCAATTATGATCCAAGGCCATGAGGAAGGAAAAAAAGTCGTTCGTCTCCACACAGGAGATCCCTCTATCTACGGGGCCATTCGAGAGCAAATGGATGGCTTAGATGAAAAAAATATTGCCTATGAAGTTGTCCCTGGTGTGAGTTCTTTTGTCGCAGCAGCTGCTTCACTCAATCGAGAACTTACTTTACCTGGTGTCTCGCAAACGGTAATTATCACTCGACTATCTGGCAGAACCCTTGTCCCAGAGAAAGAATCTCTCAGAGAGCTTGCTCGCCACAACGCCTCTATGTGTATTTTTTTAAGCACCCATAAAATCAAAGATGTCGTACAAGAATTGATCGCAGGCGGATATGAAAAGCATTGTCCGATCGCCCTTGTCTACAAAGCCTCATGGCCAGAAGAAAAAAAGGTTTTTGGTACTTTAGAGACAATTGCGCAGAAAGTAGAAAAGGCAGGCATCGAACGGACAGCGATGATCCTTGTAGGCTCTTTTCTTGAAGGCCCCTATGAACGTTCTCTGCTCTACGATGGATCTTTTACCCATGGCTATCGAATCGGAACAGGAGATGGGGCGTGA
- the cobI gene encoding precorrin-2 C(20)-methyltransferase: MPLGQLYGIGVGPGDPELLTRKAYRILQDVKVIFTPQGKGGREGIALSIIKELIPPSSQVISLHLPMTQNKELLEKSWQEGAAQIYEVLQEQNCAFVTIGDCLLYSTYSYLIAALRSIDKTVQIESIPGITSFAAAASAANVALAEGTEPLLIVPALGETEKLRSYLKSFPNLVLMKGASSFEQIYKILEEEGRLSSSYYISRCGLSGEVIQKDLRLLQGQELDYLSLLLVKKGGLPVD, from the coding sequence ATGCCACTGGGCCAACTGTACGGAATCGGTGTAGGTCCTGGTGATCCCGAACTGTTGACGCGGAAAGCATACCGAATTCTGCAAGACGTAAAAGTAATCTTTACCCCACAAGGCAAAGGGGGAAGGGAAGGCATTGCCCTTTCTATCATCAAAGAATTAATTCCTCCAAGTAGTCAAGTTATTTCTCTACACTTACCGATGACACAAAACAAAGAGCTTTTAGAGAAATCTTGGCAAGAAGGTGCAGCACAGATCTACGAGGTCCTACAAGAACAAAACTGTGCCTTTGTCACGATTGGCGATTGTTTGCTTTACTCTACCTATAGCTATCTAATTGCAGCTTTACGCAGCATTGATAAAACTGTACAGATCGAGAGTATACCTGGGATTACCTCTTTTGCAGCCGCCGCTTCTGCGGCCAATGTAGCCCTGGCAGAAGGCACAGAGCCTCTTCTTATCGTACCGGCCCTGGGCGAAACTGAAAAGCTACGCAGTTATCTTAAAAGCTTTCCCAACCTTGTCTTAATGAAGGGCGCTTCTTCTTTTGAACAAATTTATAAAATTCTAGAAGAAGAAGGACGACTTTCTTCTTCTTATTACATTTCTCGATGCGGCCTCTCCGGTGAAGTAATTCAAAAAGATCTTAGATTGCTGCAAGGACAAGAGCTTGACTACCTGAGTTTGCTACTGGTGAAAAAAGGAGGCCTTCCTGTTGATTAG